In the genome of Bacillota bacterium, the window ATTATTGTATTTGCAAAATTGTGAAATGCTTTCCAAGCTTTCACCAGTAGTGAAAGGTTCAAAAACATTAATCTTTTCTTTGTTCAACATAGAAAACACGACCTTTCATTTGGCTAAAAAATATTTCCCTACTCTTTAAGGGATGTTATGTGTCTTTTTTTGTTTATTTTATGAAAGGTTTGCTGAAACGTTCATAAAAAAACCGCCTCTGGTATTTGGCGGTTTTAAATGGATTAATTTAAGTGCTGGCTGGTTTTTTTAGTATGTCCATATTTACCAGCAATTAAAACAAGCTTTAAAGTTTCATGGGGGGTGGCACTAATTAACGGTAATTCCTGAAATGGTTAAAAAAGCAGCATAGAAATTTACGATTGAATGTGCTATAATAATAAGTGTTAAGCTAGTCAAATGCTTCGGATAAGGATTACTTATCCTGCCGTGTGCGACTGCTTGTCAGTTTTTCAACCACGGATGTAATACGGGAGCCCAGGTTCATAAGTAGATGACAGGCCATCTGCTGGTGGAAGTCAAAAGTTTGTGACCAGGCACCCACCTGGGAGAGGTGGGTTTGAAAAAACGATGAGTGACGGCACGGTGGGGCAGTTATCAAAATCAAAAGTCTTCGATTCTAAGGAATCGAAGACTTTTATTTTTAATAGACTTTCGTCACAATGAAAGGAAATGCAAGGAGTTTGTTGAAGAAAGTAAAAGAGTTGGTAAATATTTTGGTATTTGGAGGGAGTTATGAAAACATACCATTATGATCCCAAAGAAGACAAGTTCGTTAATGATGGCGAGAAACTGGCAAAAGAATTAATAATGCTGCTACCGAATTTTCTAAAACTGCTTTACCGTCTTATTAATGATGAACGTGTACCTTCCCAAAACAAAATTATTTTGGGCGTCGTCATAGCATATGTTCTGTCTCCCATAGACATTATTCCTGATTTCATCCCCTTGTTGGGTCAGCTGGATGATCTGTTGGCTGTGGCTCTTGTTCTAAAAGGGATGTTTGATGCGGCGGGTAAAGAGGTAGTGCTTGAGCACTGGGATGGACCGGAAGGCCTAATCGAAATAATTAATTCCATTTTGAACGTGGCCGCCCGGGTGCTGCCTAAAAAGGCGTATGAGCGGGTATATAAAAGATTTTAGCATTTTTATACATTTTACCCATCGTTTTGTAGCGTGCTGACTACTAATTCAAATTCGCTTTTACCCGCAGAGTTCAACTGATCCGCTCCTATGCCGTAAGTGATAATAAAGTAGTCTTTGCCCTTAGACAGTAACCTGTATAGCATAATTAGGTTGCCCTTTTTTATCCACAGCTCTTGTTCGGACTGCATCAAAAGCTTAGCCTTAGGGAATCTGCTCTTCATTTCGTTTACGCTAAAGCTAGGCTGAGCGGTTTTCTCAACAACTAATGCCCTACTTTGGGAGCCGGTAAAACGTGCGGCTGTCTCATTTTCATTTTCCATTTTTAAATTTGTGGGACACAAAAAGCTGAAACCGGCCTGTTGATGTTTATAATTTTGTACGGTAATATCTATGGTTCGGGCTTTAGCGTTCCACTCTGTTTTTGCGCCTAGAATGTAGCTAACAAACCTTAAGGGCACAAATATTTGTGCGCCTTTTAGTTGTGCTGCAGTGTCTAATTTAACGCTGTAGTCGTTAACTGATGCACTTAATTTATCGGCAGTAATTTTAATTTTCAAGTCGCCGCGGCTAATGCGGGCTGTCTTTGTACTCTGATTCCAATCGATATCGGCTAAAAAGGCCGTGCTTACAAACCGAAGTGGAACCAATGTGTTGCCGTTAGATGTGAATGGGGCATTTTCAAGCAACTGTACGTCACCATTAACCGAAGCTAATTTACTGTCAACCGCCAGCATAATTGAGTGGCTCTCTGTGGTAGCTGCTGCGGGCTGTGCAAATAAAAATGCCAGTGCTACCACACAGGTGGTTAAAAAACTCTTCATGGAAAACACTCTCCCCAGTGCAAGATACCCTATATATATTAAATATTAACACCTGCATTCCTGCTGTAAAATGTTTTTTTCTTTGTTTGGGGTTTCTAGTTAGTTACAAATAGTCTTGGAGGTTCGTATGGCCCTAAAAGATTTGCTAAGTACCGTTATAAAGCGGGATGGATTTGAAAACATAGTTACCAATATGCTCGAAAGCCTTGATGATTTACCATCCTTGCAGAGAAAAGTAGAAGCTTTTTTTCTCGGGGCCGAGTTTTTGTTACACATACAAGGTGATAATGACGCGGCAGATGTTTTGGCCGGGAGGGTGGTGGTTTCTGAAGCGACCCTTACCCATTTTGTGAACCGCATGCTGGAAGGTGCACCGGATATAGAATGTATCTCGGTCCGCGTGAGAGATGGGTACATGCTGTGTAAATTGGGTTTAGATAGGGGACCTGGCGGGCTGCAGGTATCCGTGAAAATTGGTAATACGCGGGTGCATTTTGACCATGAACCACCTTTGATTTTAGTGGACCTTTTGGAATTCCCCCATGTTAGACCGGGAATACCATTAGCAGCTTTCTTTGTTTCATTAAGTACATATTTTGTCAAGAAAATGGGTGGCAGCGAGCGAATTTTTCGGCGTGCCTCAAAAGATATTCCTGGAGTGTCAGTGCAGGGTAATACCTTCACGGTTAATCTGTTTGAGGTTCCCGGTGTTGAGGATGTTTTAGCTCGTGAGTTTTTAGGGATTAAGCTAATGGAAACTTTTAGTGTGGACCGTGTCCTACTGATAAACGGTGAAGTTCAGATTTACGGTGGTCCCAGAATCCCCAGAAAACTTATCGACAAGTAAGGCAACTTGTAATTATCAGTAAATCATTTCACCGTTTATAAACTGCCATGTTCGTTTGTCTTGGGGGGCGGAAAAGATGTGCTCAGCAGATGCTTTTTCTATAAGCTCTCCTTCATTAATGAAAATTATGTCATCTGCTATACGCTGGGCCTGAAAAATGTTGTGTGTAACCATAATTACAGTGGTTCTCTTTTCCTGGTTAAGACGCCTGATTAACTGTTCGATGATGGTAATATTGCCGGGATCTAGATTAGCCGTAGGTTCGTCCAATAGTAGCACTTCGATGTCCAGCACTATTGCCCTGGCCAGAGCTACACGTTGGCTTTCTCCTCCCGAAAGAGAAATTGCACTACGATCGGCTAAATGCTTTAAACCTACCCGGTCCAGGGCTTCGTTTGCTTTATCCTCGATTTCTTTCGAATCTGATCCCCTGATCTTTAGACCGTAAGCCACATTTTCCTTTACCGTATCCTTAAATAAAACCGGTTTTTGAAAAACCATAGCCATTTTGCGCTGTACCTCAATCCTCTGTTGGGGTTGAAGGCGGTAAATATCATGGTCATGAAAAAAAACTTTGCCCTGTGTAGGAGGTGTTAAAAGGTTAAGTATGCGCAGCAAAGTGCTTTTTCCTGCTCCACTCGGGCCTATAATACCGTAAACTTTTCCGGATTTAAAGTTAAGGCTTTCAATGTTAAGTACTTCTTGATTATTAAACTTATGGCTTAAAGATTTAACTTGCAAAAGGGCTTGGTCACTTTTCATAGGAGGATCCCCCGTTTTGAATTTTATACAGAAGTGAGTTAATAAAAAAAGCTATAGCCATCAGTACTAAACCCAAACCAATAGCTAATTCAAAATTGCCTTTACGGGTTTCCAGTACAATGGCAGTTGTCATCACTCTTGTATGTCCTTCAATATTCCCACCCACCATCATTACTGCTCCAACTTCCGCAATGATCCGACCAAATCCAGCAACTACTGCTCCCATGATGGCGTATCTTGCTTCTTTGACTACCGTTACCGCCACTTGCATTGGGTTTGCACCCAGGGAAATGGCTGTATCCCTGAACTCGTTGTCCCTTTCCCGGATTCCGACCATGGACAGGCCCGTAATAATAGGAAGTGCCAGAAGGGCCTGTACAGATATCATAGCTGCAGGTGAGAAAATAAGATCGAGGACCCCAAAAGGACCGCTGGATGAAAGTAAAAGATAGACTACCAATCCTGCTACCACTGGGGGGAATCCCATAAAGGTATAGGTAATTCTTGTTTGCCACCTTACTTTGGCCACTGTTCTCAGCCCCAGGTATGCTCCATAAGGGATACCCAGCAGGGACGCTATAATGACGGCAGAAGTTGAAACTTGCAGGGATAAAAATATAATTTGCATCATGGCCGGGTCTAATGTAATTACTAGTTTGGCGGCCTCAAGGATACCCTCTAAGAGTGTCATTTGGATTCTCCCATTGATATAAATTGATGATTTAAACTTAGATTAATTAAACGAGTGACTCCGAAATTCAAAAAAGCATAAAATAAAACCGGATTCTTATGGCATAGAAGCTCAGAACCCGGTTACATATTTCATAACCGATTAGTCCTGCTCCTTTCCACAATGGGGGGTGAAACGGTTTCCCGGTTACCGTTAGCTGGATTAGTAAAATCCGGCACGGCTAAAGAGCCATAGAAAGCGTCCTTAGGCTACTTTAGCTCGGAGCGTATTTAATTCCTCTAAAAATACAAATCTTCTACACCCCCAAAGAAAATCCTTGTGCACCGATTTATTTTCAATAAAAAACCGGGCTTAGCCCGGTGAGCAAATTTAGTGCACTCTTCTTTCTTTTGAAGCGCGCCCTGCCCAGAATATCAATGGAATAGCCATTGCATGCCATCCAATCCACCCTGGTTCTGGAAAGCTGAATGTGCCGGGGTCAACTTTAGGTGAAGTTTCCCATAACCCACGTCTCAATATACCCATTTAAAACCCTCCTTTTGTTTTTAGTATGTGCTGATTTTTATGCTGCTTTGCAACTAATTTAATCAAATTTTGTTTTATTTAGGCATTAATATCAAACTTTATGCATCAACTAAAATTTAATTGATTTAACACGATTTTTTATTACTTTTAAGAAAGTATACCTTGCCATATATATGGCAAGGGTTAAGGTGTAACATGTAAAGTATTAAAAAGCGTGTGCTAAGGGAACTGATTTAGCACGCTTTTTATTGGTTCTTTTGCCAAATTACCTCTAATTTTTCGTGGTGCACATCCCTGTCCCTGGAGTCCTCTTCAATTAGGTCGAGTAATCTATAGTCACTTAAAAGTATGTCCCAACAGTGCGCCACGGTCTCAATAAACTGTTGCTGTAATGGAATTCTGTTATTGATTAACGCGCAATCATAAGGAAGCGCTAAGGTTTCGTGGATAAGTAGCAGCTCGTTTTGGGGGGTTATATGAGGGGCTAAAGGGAAAAACCTGCAGGCCAATGGCCGTGATTCCCTTGGACAAGATTTAATACATTGAATAAAGTAAATCGTACTAGGCCATGATGGCGGGAAAAGCTGTTCGTCGCGGTCATGTTCTTCCCAGACGAGCCAGTCTTCTTGGCCTGAAAACATTTTTTCTTCACCCGGGTATAAGTAAATGCCCAAAGTGTCGTTAGGGTCAGGACGGCAGCAGATACTGCTGCAGAGAAGACCGCAATCATATTTAAGGGGAGTAACTTGAGCTGTAATTTTATACAAATAGGGATACATTAAAAAACCTCCAATGTCGATATATAAATTTTTACCATATATTAATCAATACCGCAAAGTAAAAAACCCGCCTTGTAAGGCGGGTAAGATTGGGAAAAGGAGGTTTTTTGTATAATTAACACGACTATAGTATGTCACAAATTTGAAAGGACTAATGCCTGCTACACGACATTTTTAAGTCATTTAACCGACAAAGATGCAGTATCAGTTTTTAGCCATAGGTTTTCCAAATGATCTGCAATCTTTTCGACCTGGTCTATGTGGTCTTCTAGAACATTAACAGCTGTTTGATCTATTGCTCCTTCCTTAACTTGTTTGCTCAGGATCTTAAGTATTTCTTGCCTACCCAATCCCCGGCGGTAAGGCCTGTTTTCCACCAGTGCACTATAAATATCGCTCACTGCCATTAGTCGTGATCCATCACAAAGATTATCTTCATTTAGGCGAAAAGGATAGCCCGTCCCGTTTAGCTTTTCATGATGAAAAGAAGCCCATTTATTTATTAAATTAAACCCGTCTATTAAGTTAAGGATTCGATATGTATAGTAAGTATGCTGTTTAATTATGTTAAACTCATATTGATTTAGCTTTCCCGGCTTTTCCAATATTTCTTCGGGAATTGTTAATTTGCCAAGGTCATGTAAGAGTCCCGCCACTTTAATATCTTGGCATGCGCTTTTTTTAAACCCCATTTGTTCGGCTAAAAAAGTAGCTATTTCGGCGACTAATCTTGAATGCCGGTAAGTAAACGGGCTCTTACCGTCAATAATCCGGGCGAACAAATCGCTAATTTGCTGTAATTCGAGGTGGGAAACATGTATTTGATACCCAACCATGTATGTTTCCAAATTGTGTCCGACAAATTTGGGGTTTAAATCTAGCCAGAGACTTTCCTTGGCGCCTAAATCTGTGAACGCCTCAACGATGTCAGGATCAAAGATAGTTTTAGAGTTTTTTTGTATCTGTTCCATGATATGGTGCCTGTCATTCAATATGGTTGTTGTATTCCCTGCCAGGATGTCTACTCTGTCAGCAAGGTGAATTATGCGGCTTTCTAATGGAATATCGCTTCCGACAAGACCTGAGGGGTTGTTACCTTCCCAGCGGTCATGATGCGATAATATAATACGGGCAGCGGGGGCGAGGCTGTTCATTCGTTTGATTAGGTGGAATCCTCTTTGGCAGTGTTCCCAAGGGTTGTCAATTTCAAAGATTTCAAGGCGGGCTTTTTCCTGCCAGGTGCTGGTGCCGGCATCATGAATAATTGCACTGCAAAAAAGGCGCTGTTTTGACTCCTCCGGGATACCCATAGTTTCGGCAATTTTTAATGACAGTAAGCAAACCCTTTGATGATGGTTCATTAGCCCGGACTTTGAAAAGTCCATAGCAAGGGAGAGAGAATTTAAAAGTTTATATAAGTGCATCGGTTTTTGATGGCTCAAAATGATTACTCCTTCCAAACATGCGGTAGACTGAATTCCCTTCCCGATTTTTATTCCCGTTATTTATTTTTTTCCCTTCCAACCTGTTTAAGATTTCTCGACAAATAAAGGAAAGCTGTCACTGGGATAGAATATTACTGGGATAGAATATTACTGGGATAGAATAGTTAGGAATAATGTGCTGCAAAAGGGGTGTTTGAATGTCTCGTTTGGTAAACGTAACAGAATTACTTTTGTTTGAGATGCTTGACAGTACCTTAAAGGGCGTAGAAGGATTTTGTACGTGTGAGCGATGCCGGATTGATGTAGCTGCTATTGCTTT includes:
- a CDS encoding DUF1232 domain-containing protein codes for the protein MKTYHYDPKEDKFVNDGEKLAKELIMLLPNFLKLLYRLINDERVPSQNKIILGVVIAYVLSPIDIIPDFIPLLGQLDDLLAVALVLKGMFDAAGKEVVLEHWDGPEGLIEIINSILNVAARVLPKKAYERVYKRF
- a CDS encoding copper amine oxidase N-terminal domain-containing protein, which encodes MKSFLTTCVVALAFLFAQPAAATTESHSIMLAVDSKLASVNGDVQLLENAPFTSNGNTLVPLRFVSTAFLADIDWNQSTKTARISRGDLKIKITADKLSASVNDYSVKLDTAAQLKGAQIFVPLRFVSYILGAKTEWNAKARTIDITVQNYKHQQAGFSFLCPTNLKMENENETAARFTGSQSRALVVEKTAQPSFSVNEMKSRFPKAKLLMQSEQELWIKKGNLIMLYRLLSKGKDYFIITYGIGADQLNSAGKSEFELVVSTLQNDG
- a CDS encoding phosphate ABC transporter ATP-binding protein yields the protein MKSDQALLQVKSLSHKFNNQEVLNIESLNFKSGKVYGIIGPSGAGKSTLLRILNLLTPPTQGKVFFHDHDIYRLQPQQRIEVQRKMAMVFQKPVLFKDTVKENVAYGLKIRGSDSKEIEDKANEALDRVGLKHLADRSAISLSGGESQRVALARAIVLDIEVLLLDEPTANLDPGNITIIEQLIRRLNQEKRTTVIMVTHNIFQAQRIADDIIFINEGELIEKASAEHIFSAPQDKRTWQFINGEMIY
- a CDS encoding ABC transporter permease subunit, whose product is MTLLEGILEAAKLVITLDPAMMQIIFLSLQVSTSAVIIASLLGIPYGAYLGLRTVAKVRWQTRITYTFMGFPPVVAGLVVYLLLSSSGPFGVLDLIFSPAAMISVQALLALPIITGLSMVGIRERDNEFRDTAISLGANPMQVAVTVVKEARYAIMGAVVAGFGRIIAEVGAVMMVGGNIEGHTRVMTTAIVLETRKGNFELAIGLGLVLMAIAFFINSLLYKIQNGGSSYEK
- a CDS encoding HD domain-containing protein, whose product is MSHQKPMHLYKLLNSLSLAMDFSKSGLMNHHQRVCLLSLKIAETMGIPEESKQRLFCSAIIHDAGTSTWQEKARLEIFEIDNPWEHCQRGFHLIKRMNSLAPAARIILSHHDRWEGNNPSGLVGSDIPLESRIIHLADRVDILAGNTTTILNDRHHIMEQIQKNSKTIFDPDIVEAFTDLGAKESLWLDLNPKFVGHNLETYMVGYQIHVSHLELQQISDLFARIIDGKSPFTYRHSRLVAEIATFLAEQMGFKKSACQDIKVAGLLHDLGKLTIPEEILEKPGKLNQYEFNIIKQHTYYTYRILNLIDGFNLINKWASFHHEKLNGTGYPFRLNEDNLCDGSRLMAVSDIYSALVENRPYRRGLGRQEILKILSKQVKEGAIDQTAVNVLEDHIDQVEKIADHLENLWLKTDTASLSVK